The Candidatus Rokuibacteriota bacterium sequence CGCGATGCTCCTCTACGCCTACTTCGGCAACTGGGTGCCCGGGCGGTGGGGGACACGCGGGTTCGATCTGAGCGAGATCGTCGAGACGCTGTACCTCACTGATCGGGGTGTGTGGGGCATGGTGACCGGCATCGTCGCGACCGTCGTCGCCATGTACGTCGTCTTTGGCGCGGTGATCTTCGCGAGCGGAGGTGGCGAAACCTTTATCGCGCTCTCACTCTTCCTGGCGGGACGCTCGGTCGGGGGCGCGGCAAAGATGGCCACGGTGGCCTCGGGATTCTTCGGCATGATCTCCGGGAGCTCTGCGGCGAACGCGGCGACCACCGGCATGTTCACGATTCCGACGATGCGTCGGCTCGGCTATCGACGAGAGTTCGCGGCGGGAGTCGAGGCGGCGGCTTCGACCGGGGGGCAAGTCATGCCGCCGATCATGGGCGCGGGTGCGTTCGTGATGGCGGAGTTGCTTCAGGTGCCGTATTCAGCCATCGCGTTGGCGGCGGCGATACCGGCACTGCTCTATTACCTCGGGGTCTTTGCCACGGTCCATTTCGAGGCGAAGAAGGACGGGCTGAAGCCCGTCCCTGCCGAGATGGTTCTCGCGCTCGCGAAGATCCTCTCCTGGAGGAAGGCCGCGCCGCTCTTCATCCCGCTTGCGGTCCTGACGTGGAGCCTCCTCCGGGGGCAATCGCCCGAGCTTGCGGGGGTGAGAGCGGCTGCCGTGGGGCTCGGGCTGTACCTGGTCTTGGGCGACTGGACGCCGGCCTCGATCGGTGCGCGCGTGGTGACGGCGGTGAAGGCCATCGAGAGCGGCGGGAAGGCCCTGGTGATGCTCGCGTTTCTCGGCGTGGGCGCGCAGGTCATCATCTCGGTGGTCACGCTGACAGGCATCGGGGTCAAGCTGTCCGAACTGCTGATTTCGGCAAGCGGCGGCAGCCTCGCGATTGCTCTAGTTCTGACCGCAGTCGTGTGCACCGTCCTCGGGATGGGCGTCACGACCACCGGTGATTACATCATCGCTGCGGCCGTCATCGGTCCGGCTCTCGTCAAGCTCGGCTTGACCCCATTCATCGCCAACCTGTTCATCTTCTACTGGGCGGTATCGTCGGCGGTGACACCGCCGGTCGCTGCCGCGGTGTTCGTCACGGCCGGTATCGCGGGTTCTCGGGTACTGCAGACAGGCGGGATCGCATGCCGGCTGGCAGCCTCCGCATTCGTCATCCCGTTCGTCTTCGCCTACGTGCCGGCCCTCCTCCTGCAAGGATCGGTGGCGGAGATCGTCGTGGCGTCGCTGGCGTCGGCGGTGGGGCTCGTCACGCTGGCCGCAGGTCTCACGGGGTACCTGGTGCGGAGAGCCACGGTCGTCGAACGCCTGGCGCTGCTGGTGGCGGGAACCTCTCTCACCGTACCGATGCTCGCGATCAGGCTGTCGGGGCTCGCCCTCCTGCTGGTGGTCTTGGCGAGGCAACGGGTCGCGGTCGGCAGGGAAGGCGTCGCGGTCTCCCAACCCGTTGGATAGGCAGACAGCGGTCATGCGCGCGACGCGTCCGCCGGGCGCGGCGACGGATATCTGGGCGGGGATCCGTGACGGGCTGCTGTTCCTTCCGCTGTACCTCCCCTTCGCGATCTCGTATGCCGTCACGGCGAAGATGATGGGCGTGGCGTCGTGGGTCATCGTCGTCTGGTCGGCCGCCATCTATGCCGGATCGGCGCAGCTCGCCTGCCTGAGCGCCATGGCCAGTGGCGCGGGCCTGGTCGAGCTGAACGTCATCGCGCTGATGGCCAATGTTCGCCACGGGCTGGTGGCCATGAGCATCGCGCCGTACCTGAAGGGGGTCCGGAAGCGGATGCTCCCCGCCATCTGTTTCACGGTGGCGACCTCCTCGCCTGGTCTGCTCTGGGCAAGAGCGAGACGTGGCGGGCCCGTCGAGAGGTACGCGCTGGCCACCCAGGTCTGTCAATGGGGACAGTGGGTGCTGTTCACCATCGTGGGCGCTGAGCTCGGCGCCCTGATCCCCGTCTTCCTGGTCGGCGCCGTTCTCTTCGCGGCGCCGGCCGCGTTCCTGGGAATGGTGATGCCGATGCTGCGCGAGAACCTCACGAGGGGTCTGCTCGTGGGACTGGTGGCGGGGGTGGCGGCCGTGAGCCTGCCGGCCGTTGTCAGCGTTCAGATGGCCGCCATCACGGCAGCGCTCGTC is a genomic window containing:
- a CDS encoding AzlC family ABC transporter permease; its protein translation is MRATRPPGAATDIWAGIRDGLLFLPLYLPFAISYAVTAKMMGVASWVIVVWSAAIYAGSAQLACLSAMASGAGLVELNVIALMANVRHGLVAMSIAPYLKGVRKRMLPAICFTVATSSPGLLWARARRGGPVERYALATQVCQWGQWVLFTIVGAELGALIPVFLVGAVLFAAPAAFLGMVMPMLRENLTRGLLVGLVAGVAAVSLPAVVSVQMAAITAALVGALASLLL
- a CDS encoding TRAP transporter fused permease subunit, whose protein sequence is MQAHGTMTADPDEDSGRSLTGIQAGIASVSAVLFAAFVLYTSEFGPWPTLINRAIFLGFAFILVYLRYPLRKKERARAGLVDITAMAVGITACVYIIVQYEWITDNPAESTRISFWLGLALTILVLEGMRRTLGWAFVLVAVAMLLYAYFGNWVPGRWGTRGFDLSEIVETLYLTDRGVWGMVTGIVATVVAMYVVFGAVIFASGGGETFIALSLFLAGRSVGGAAKMATVASGFFGMISGSSAANAATTGMFTIPTMRRLGYRREFAAGVEAAASTGGQVMPPIMGAGAFVMAELLQVPYSAIALAAAIPALLYYLGVFATVHFEAKKDGLKPVPAEMVLALAKILSWRKAAPLFIPLAVLTWSLLRGQSPELAGVRAAAVGLGLYLVLGDWTPASIGARVVTAVKAIESGGKALVMLAFLGVGAQVIISVVTLTGIGVKLSELLISASGGSLAIALVLTAVVCTVLGMGVTTTGDYIIAAAVIGPALVKLGLTPFIANLFIFYWAVSSAVTPPVAAAVFVTAGIAGSRVLQTGGIACRLAASAFVIPFVFAYVPALLLQGSVAEIVVASLASAVGLVTLAAGLTGYLVRRATVVERLALLVAGTSLTVPMLAIRLSGLALLLVVLARQRVAVGREGVAVSQPVG